The following proteins are encoded in a genomic region of Oncorhynchus kisutch isolate 150728-3 linkage group LG6, Okis_V2, whole genome shotgun sequence:
- the lg6h11orf54 gene encoding ester hydrolase C11orf54 homolog — translation MSDVSKTEKFQLYVPILEELCDVLQRGLKNNFADAQVCVVDCPDLTQDPFKFPVKGLCGKPRITDVGGVPYLVPLVKVDKEYNMNTVSKELELPGAFILGAGAVSSKNVGMNAEMMPLVLTEAEGRPAVNSSWFSSINPDNNQCLLEKYSDKFSDCDFGLLANLYACEGKPGKVIEVRAKRRIGEESLVGALRKTMEEHYPDKSLALGGTFLIQKGKAKIHIMPREFSACPLNSNDDVNKWLKHFEVSAPLICQSVMVSRDPGLDLRVEHTHCFSHHGEGGHYYIDTTPDTVEYLGYFMPAEFVYRIDRPSETHEVGRD, via the exons ATGTCAGACGTCAGCAAGACTGAAAAGTTCCAGTTATATGTCCCGATTTTGGAGGAATTATGTGACG TGTTGCAGAGAGGGCTGAAGAACAATTTTGCTGACGCGCAAGTTTGTGTTGTCGACTGTCCAGACCTCACTCAAGATCCGTTTAAGTTTCCCGTCAAGG GGTTGTGTGGAAAACCTCGCATTACAGATGTGGGGGGAGTGCCCTATTTGGTCCCCCTGGTCAAAGTGGACAAG GAGTACAACATGAACACTGTGTCAAAGGAATTGGAGCTACCTGGAGCATTCATTCTTGGTGCAGGAGCTGTATCCTCCAAAAATGTTGGAATGAATGCAGAG ATGATGCCTCTGGTGCTCACTGAAGCTGAGGGAAGGCCTGCAGTGAATAGCAGCTGGTTTTCCTCCATAAATCCAGATAATAACCAGTGTCTTTTGGAGAAATACAGCGATAAGTTCTCAGACTGTGACTTTGGACTGCTGGCGAACTTGTATGCATGTGAGGGAAAGCCTGGAAAG GTCATAGAGGTGAGAGCCAAAAGGAGAATAGGAGAAGAGAGCCTTGTGGGTGCTCTGAGGAAGACCATGGAGGAGCACTACCCGGATAAAAGCCTGGCTCTGGGGGGCACCTTCCTCATCCAGAAAGGGAAGGCCAAGATCCATATCATG CCAAGGGAGTTCTCAGCCTGCCCACTCAACTCCAACGATGATGTTAACAAATGGCTGAAACATTTTGAGGTCAGCGCACCACTGATATGCCAGTCTGTGATGGTCTCCAGAGACCCC GGTTTGGACCTCCGTGTGGAGCACACTCACTGCTTCAGCCACCATGGAGAGGGTGGTCACTACTACATAGACACCACTCCTGACACTGTGGAATACCTGGGTTACTTCATGCCTGCCGAGTTCGTCTACCGCATCGACCGACCCAGTGAGACCCACGAAGTCGGGCGAGACTGA